A window of Apium graveolens cultivar Ventura chromosome 8, ASM990537v1, whole genome shotgun sequence contains these coding sequences:
- the LOC141677491 gene encoding uncharacterized protein LOC141677491: protein MKVCVKLQQQDHTKPKLQNSSATPPLLLRTKIPIAVFGFPFLTGFTTSDHSSLSLSLRTNFPCGPSLKLSYSPSSNSPSPLTLSLKSGVSLSGSPTNSPLVISANFSFTPFAISNPAPTFSLQFKPHFGDFSLRKCVFSDPKDGKREMGSVGFLRSERSRNVWRELGLEGSEKESIFSGVRVMANTKMAVAKRVGVNLRWGVCFPGDFSNGMPYLSVNKISIERVDEFKEKKVSCDERNVGDSEMLKGMLSWMKRELESLRRDNQEMKCNLQELKSKKLVKRSGGGEKSMPVVQNTSGFDQWRNKKRIAEENQKELKKVEIPTTDVESELHKAIMAASSS, encoded by the coding sequence ATGAAGGTCTGTGTGAAACTACAACAACAAGACCACACAAAACCCAAACTCCAAAACTCATCAGCAACACCACCACTCCTCCTCCGCACCAAAATCCCCATCGCCGTCTTTGGCTTCCCATTTCTCACCGGATTCACCACCTCCGACCACtcatctctctccctctctctccgCACTAACTTCCCTTGTGGCCCATCTCTCAAACTCTCTTACTCTCCCTCCTCTAACTCTCcctctcctctaactctctctctcaAGTCCGGCGTCTCTCTCTCCGGCTCCCCTACCAACTCCCCTCTTGTCATCTCCGCCAATTTCTCTTTCACCCCTTTTGCCATTTCTAACCCTGCCCCCACTTTTTCTCTCCAGTTTAAGCCCCACTTTGGTGATTTTTCGTTGCGTAAATGCGTGTTTTCGGACCCCAAAGATGGGAAACGGGAGATGGGTTCGGTTGGGTTTTTGAGGTCTGAGAGGTCTAGGAATGTGTGGAGGGAATTGGGTTTAGAGGGTAGTGAGAAAGAGTCCATTTTTTCGGGGGTCAGGGTTATGGCTAATACGAAAATGGCGGTGGCCAAACGTGTGGGGGTTAATTTGAGGTGGGGTGTTTGTTTTCCGGGGGATTTTAGTAATGGAATGCCGTATTTGAGTGTTAATAAGATTTCGATTGAGAGGGTTGATGAATTTAAGGAGAAGAAGGTGAGTTGTGATGAGAGAAATGTGGGTGATTCGGAGATGTTGAAGGGTATGTTATCTTGGATGAAGAGGGAATTGGAGAGTTTAAGGCGAGATAATCAAGAAATGAAGTGTAATTTACAGGAGTTGAAGTCGAAAAAATTAGTGAAAAGGAGTGGAGGAGGAGAGAAATCAATGCCGGTGGTGCAAAATACTAGTGGATTTGATCAGTGGAGGAATAAGAAGCGTATTGCTGAGGAGAATCAGAAGGAGTTAAAGAAAGTTGAGATTCCGACGACTGATGTAGAGAGTGAACTACATAAAGCTATTATGGCTGCTTCCTCTTCATGA